In Fodinicurvata sediminis DSM 21159, one genomic interval encodes:
- a CDS encoding IS5 family transposase: protein MAQKSVGQLGFGDAMVAESRVRREDRLGRIEGLLDWSRFEALLSGLYPSRRGEPAYPPLLMFKALLLQRWYGLSDPGLEEALDDRLSFRRFVGLSLSDPTPDHTTLHRFRDRLERAELLEKLTAELARQLDEKGVILRQGTLIDASLVTSAARRPRMSEGRTSPVDPDATFGTNNERRRYEFGYKLHIAVDQTSGLVRDLRVSPANRQEIDFACDLVQGDEAMVYADRGYDSRRLHDYLEEREIKNGVMRRNRRDKPLNQMETLRNYALVLARRPVEKVFGTLKRSYRLNRLPHFSLSRNTACLTLACFAYNLRRLDRLLAG from the coding sequence ATGGCGCAGAAATCGGTTGGTCAGCTGGGTTTCGGGGATGCCATGGTTGCGGAGAGTCGAGTGCGGCGAGAGGATCGCCTGGGACGGATCGAAGGGCTCCTCGACTGGTCCCGCTTCGAAGCTCTTTTGTCGGGCCTGTATCCCTCTCGCCGTGGCGAGCCGGCTTATCCACCGCTCTTGATGTTCAAGGCCCTGCTGCTGCAGCGCTGGTACGGCTTGTCGGATCCGGGCCTTGAGGAGGCTTTGGACGACCGCTTGTCGTTCCGGCGCTTTGTGGGTTTGAGCCTGAGCGACCCGACGCCCGATCATACCACCCTGCACCGCTTTCGGGACCGCCTGGAGCGGGCGGAGTTACTGGAGAAACTGACGGCCGAGCTGGCGCGCCAACTGGACGAGAAGGGTGTAATCCTGCGTCAGGGAACGCTGATCGACGCCTCGCTGGTCACCTCTGCGGCACGGCGCCCGCGCATGTCCGAGGGCCGCACCAGTCCCGTGGACCCTGACGCAACCTTTGGCACCAACAATGAGCGACGCCGGTATGAGTTCGGCTACAAGCTGCATATCGCTGTGGACCAGACAAGTGGCCTGGTTCGTGACCTGCGGGTTTCGCCGGCCAATCGCCAGGAGATCGACTTTGCCTGTGATCTGGTTCAGGGGGACGAGGCGATGGTTTATGCCGATCGCGGGTATGACAGCCGGCGCCTGCATGACTATCTGGAGGAGCGGGAGATCAAGAACGGCGTGATGCGGCGCAACCGGCGTGACAAGCCGCTCAACCAGATGGAGACCTTGCGCAACTACGCCCTGGTCCTGGCCAGGCGGCCGGTGGAGAAGGTCTTTGGTACGCTCAAACGCTCCTATCGCCTGAACCGCCTGCCGCACTTCTCGCTGTCGCGCAACACAGCCTGCCTCACGCTGGCCTGCTTTGCCTACAACCTCAGACGCCTGGACAGGTTGCTTGCGGGATGA
- a CDS encoding APC family permease — MELKRSIGVVGLTCIGVGGVVGSGWLFAPINAAQHAGPAAMLSWIICGVAVMLLALTFAEVCTCLPVAGGLGRIPYYSHGQLAAAAMGWTAWLGYVLAAPIEVTVMLQYLQGPLPWLSGGSASHGLSYLGIAFAIVFLAIMTVINAFGAALFAKLNAGLTVFKVIVPIVVAVLIIADRFQGANFTTSPSFAPMGWEGVLSAIPAGGVLFAFLGFRHAIDMAGEVRRPQVTMPVALGLSVLICLLLYLLLQVSFIGALSEDSLAKGWAQLESGHQLGPLGALAVALGMVWLSSVILAGAVIAPFGGALVATGSNARITLALARNGFFPKLMTRLSERQVPLNALLLNLALGIAAFLALPFQELVALNSSAITLSLTIGPIALLALRYQMPEAERGFRLPLAWPVASLAFIVATLVIYWSGWDNTWRLVLALALGGVLFTIVQTRSGQWNVDARSALWLVPYLVGLTLLSWLGGFGGGLDVIPFGWDILLGSLLAMGTILWAVRLRLDRGTFSARNPDLTTELEGSRADS; from the coding sequence ATGGAACTCAAGCGCTCGATCGGCGTCGTCGGTCTGACCTGCATCGGAGTGGGCGGTGTCGTCGGCTCCGGCTGGCTGTTCGCACCGATCAATGCCGCACAGCATGCCGGACCGGCCGCCATGCTGTCCTGGATTATCTGCGGCGTGGCCGTGATGCTGCTGGCTTTGACCTTTGCCGAGGTCTGCACCTGCCTTCCGGTGGCCGGCGGCCTGGGACGCATTCCCTACTACAGTCATGGCCAGCTGGCGGCCGCCGCCATGGGCTGGACGGCCTGGTTGGGCTATGTCCTGGCCGCCCCCATTGAGGTCACCGTGATGCTGCAGTACCTGCAGGGGCCCCTGCCCTGGCTGTCTGGCGGTTCAGCCAGTCACGGACTAAGTTACCTGGGGATCGCCTTTGCCATCGTCTTCCTGGCCATCATGACGGTGATCAATGCCTTCGGCGCCGCGCTCTTCGCCAAGCTCAACGCCGGACTGACCGTTTTCAAGGTGATCGTGCCCATCGTGGTGGCGGTCCTGATCATCGCCGATCGCTTCCAGGGCGCCAACTTCACCACCAGCCCCTCCTTCGCCCCCATGGGCTGGGAGGGTGTGCTTTCGGCCATACCCGCCGGGGGCGTGCTCTTCGCCTTCCTGGGCTTCCGGCACGCCATCGACATGGCCGGCGAGGTGCGCCGCCCTCAGGTCACCATGCCCGTGGCCCTGGGACTTTCGGTTCTGATCTGCCTGCTGCTCTATCTCCTGCTGCAGGTCTCCTTCATCGGGGCGCTATCCGAGGACTCCCTGGCCAAGGGCTGGGCCCAGCTTGAAAGCGGCCATCAGCTGGGGCCGCTGGGCGCCCTGGCCGTTGCGCTCGGCATGGTCTGGCTGTCCAGCGTCATCCTGGCCGGGGCCGTGATCGCGCCCTTCGGCGGTGCGCTCGTGGCCACCGGTTCCAATGCGCGCATCACCCTGGCCCTGGCGCGCAACGGCTTCTTCCCCAAACTCATGACCCGCCTGTCCGAACGCCAGGTCCCGCTCAATGCCCTGCTGCTCAACCTGGCACTGGGCATCGCGGCCTTCTTGGCTCTGCCTTTCCAGGAACTGGTGGCCCTCAACTCTTCGGCCATCACCCTGTCGCTGACCATCGGGCCCATCGCCCTGCTGGCCCTGCGCTATCAGATGCCCGAGGCCGAGCGCGGGTTCCGCCTGCCGCTCGCCTGGCCGGTGGCAAGCCTGGCCTTCATCGTCGCCACCCTGGTGATCTACTGGTCTGGCTGGGACAACACCTGGCGCCTCGTGCTCGCACTGGCCCTGGGCGGTGTTTTGTTCACGATCGTTCAAACCCGTAGCGGACAGTGGAACGTGGATGCCCGGAGCGCGCTCTGGCTGGTGCCCTACCTGGTCGGCCTCACCCTGCTCTCCTGGCTGGGCGGCTTCGGCGGCGGACTGGATGTCATCCCCTTCGGCTGGGACATCCTGCTGGGCAGCCTGCTGGCCATGGGCACGATCCTCTGGGCCGTTCGCCTGCGCCTGGACAGGGGGACCTTTTCAGCACGCAATCCGGATCTGACCACCGAGCTGGAAGGGTCAAGAGCAGACAGCTGA
- a CDS encoding FadR/GntR family transcriptional regulator — MSQYEHALKSLRAALDDGTYAPGKRLPPERELAAILGVGRRTLRRALDLLEAEGRVWRHVGQGTFAGPRPQRQVADIAQLTESTNPSEIMEVRLEVEPRLAAFAALRATQREIDEICYYAEKSESSTNIEAYEIWDSKLHRAIALAAHNSLFLGLFDTLNAVRAQTAWGRLRETVIDDRRRKRYAADHSRLAEAIAERLPEKAAACMQAHLRMVQNDLVGGADLWTGPRQDKPRPGDSSGLEGREKVVEQSE, encoded by the coding sequence ATGTCGCAGTACGAACATGCGCTCAAAAGCCTGCGCGCCGCGCTGGATGACGGCACCTATGCTCCGGGCAAGCGCCTGCCGCCCGAGCGGGAGCTGGCCGCCATCCTGGGTGTGGGCCGCCGGACCCTGCGACGGGCCCTTGACCTGCTGGAAGCTGAAGGGCGTGTCTGGCGCCATGTGGGACAGGGAACCTTTGCCGGCCCGCGCCCGCAGCGGCAGGTTGCGGACATCGCGCAGCTGACCGAAAGCACCAATCCCTCGGAGATCATGGAGGTCAGGCTTGAGGTCGAACCCCGCCTGGCCGCCTTTGCGGCACTGCGCGCCACACAGCGCGAAATTGACGAGATCTGCTATTACGCCGAGAAGAGCGAGTCCTCCACCAATATCGAAGCCTATGAAATCTGGGACAGCAAGCTGCACAGGGCGATTGCGCTGGCTGCCCACAACAGCCTGTTCCTGGGTCTGTTCGACACACTCAATGCCGTGCGGGCGCAGACGGCCTGGGGGCGCTTGCGCGAGACCGTGATCGATGACCGCCGCCGGAAGCGCTACGCCGCGGATCACTCCCGCCTGGCCGAAGCCATTGCCGAACGTTTGCCGGAGAAGGCCGCCGCCTGCATGCAGGCGCATTTGCGCATGGTGCAGAATGATCTGGTCGGCGGCGCAGACCTGTGGACCGGGCCGCGGCAGGATAAGCCGCGGCCCGGTGACTCATCCGGCCTGGAAGGCCGTGAAAAGGTCGTAGAACAGTCTGAGTGA
- a CDS encoding sulfite exporter TauE/SafE family protein, with amino-acid sequence MDILNEPLLLIFWALAMLGVGAFAGLIAGLLGVGGGIVIVPALYHVLALMDVGEAIRMHVAVGSSLAIIIPTSIISARSHYRREAVDLPLLKRWVAPLLGGVVIGTVVAAYLNGNILAAVFAVVALLVSLRMLRGENTLNLAESLPGEPLRSLLGSFIGMISTMMGIGGGTLTVPLLSACNYPIRRAVGTAAAVGIVIAIPGAIGFLISGQGVEGRPPLTIGYVNLVAFCLIVPTTTLLAPYGARLAHTIKPGKLKIAFALFLLATSLRLFYDLFTAFQAG; translated from the coding sequence ATGGACATCCTCAACGAGCCGCTTCTCCTGATCTTCTGGGCACTCGCCATGCTCGGGGTCGGCGCCTTTGCCGGCCTGATCGCAGGTCTGCTTGGGGTTGGCGGCGGAATCGTGATCGTCCCTGCCCTCTATCACGTCCTGGCCCTGATGGATGTCGGGGAAGCCATTCGCATGCATGTCGCGGTTGGCAGTTCGCTGGCCATCATCATTCCCACCAGCATCATCTCGGCCCGCTCGCACTATCGCCGTGAGGCTGTGGACCTGCCGCTGCTAAAGCGCTGGGTGGCCCCGCTTCTGGGAGGGGTCGTCATAGGAACCGTCGTGGCCGCCTACCTGAACGGCAATATACTGGCAGCCGTCTTCGCGGTGGTGGCCCTGCTGGTCTCCCTGCGCATGCTGCGTGGCGAGAATACGCTGAACCTGGCGGAATCCCTTCCCGGCGAACCCCTGCGAAGCCTGCTTGGCAGCTTCATAGGCATGATCTCGACCATGATGGGCATTGGCGGCGGAACCCTGACCGTCCCGCTGCTCTCGGCCTGCAATTATCCGATCCGCCGCGCCGTCGGCACGGCCGCCGCTGTCGGCATCGTCATTGCCATTCCCGGTGCCATCGGCTTCCTGATCAGTGGCCAGGGGGTCGAAGGGCGTCCGCCGCTGACCATCGGCTACGTCAACCTGGTGGCTTTCTGCCTGATTGTGCCGACGACAACGCTGCTGGCACCCTATGGCGCGCGCCTGGCCCACACCATCAAGCCCGGCAAATTGAAGATCGCCTTCGCGCTCTTCCTCCTGGCCACGTCACTCAGACTGTTCTACGACCTTTTCACGGCCTTCCAGGCCGGATGA
- a CDS encoding Bug family tripartite tricarboxylate transporter substrate binding protein, with protein sequence MSFRKTSLTLACTLAAGLVLGGAAAAQDFPDGPVEMIVPWGPGGGSDTLMRIVANHGEEYLGASIPVINLPGVSGTQGLEEARERDADGYTMAQIHEGLLVSHYTGVTDVHPDDFEPVASFTLSPQYVVVNADTPWETFDEFVEYAKENPGEVTFGVTMAGVPHLHAAMIEDATGAEFSYVGYEGTGERIQALVGGHIDAAIGDIASSLEFVKNDDLRFLATGATERIEATPDVPTLQELGHDLELTINRGLFVPKGTPEERIEVLEESLSKLGDDEEFVEQVNAAGAEVVIRNREDYAEYMDDLDQTVSNLAEHIKQ encoded by the coding sequence ATGAGTTTTCGAAAGACATCACTGACTCTCGCCTGCACGTTGGCCGCCGGCCTGGTGCTGGGCGGTGCTGCTGCGGCACAGGATTTTCCTGATGGCCCCGTCGAGATGATCGTGCCCTGGGGTCCTGGCGGTGGCAGTGACACGCTGATGCGGATTGTCGCCAACCACGGCGAAGAGTACCTGGGTGCGTCCATTCCGGTGATCAACCTGCCGGGTGTCAGCGGTACACAGGGGCTGGAAGAAGCCCGCGAGCGCGACGCGGATGGCTATACCATGGCCCAGATTCACGAAGGCCTGCTGGTCTCGCACTACACGGGCGTTACCGACGTTCACCCGGATGACTTCGAACCGGTCGCCTCGTTCACCCTGTCGCCGCAGTATGTGGTGGTGAACGCGGACACACCCTGGGAAACCTTCGACGAATTCGTGGAATACGCCAAGGAAAACCCGGGTGAAGTGACCTTCGGGGTGACCATGGCGGGCGTGCCGCACCTGCATGCCGCCATGATCGAGGATGCCACCGGCGCTGAATTCTCCTATGTCGGTTATGAAGGCACCGGCGAGCGCATCCAGGCCCTGGTCGGCGGTCATATCGATGCCGCGATCGGCGATATCGCTTCGTCGCTGGAGTTCGTGAAGAACGACGATCTGCGCTTCCTGGCCACGGGTGCCACGGAGCGTATCGAAGCCACCCCGGATGTTCCAACCTTGCAGGAACTCGGCCACGATCTCGAGCTGACGATCAACCGTGGCCTCTTCGTGCCCAAGGGTACGCCGGAGGAGCGGATCGAAGTGCTCGAGGAAAGCCTGAGCAAGCTTGGGGATGACGAGGAATTCGTCGAGCAGGTGAATGCCGCCGGTGCTGAGGTGGTCATCCGCAATCGGGAGGACTATGCCGAATATATGGATGACCTCGACCAGACCGTTTCCAACCTGGCCGAACACATCAAGCAGTGA
- a CDS encoding tripartite tricarboxylate transporter TctB family protein, producing MTTSSDRTSSASVTETEEGPAKQDRSAGGASRSALLHLLLNLAMLVIFAFLFVVAGDLPDSAWEPLGAWAFPRFVLGALILLNLAMIGQNLPGAVKEVQARHGEMAGIVATGVAEKKLVILMLALFGVYVAAFGLVGYAVATFLFIVIAQFAVGPKTLANGVTAVIIALVASVGVEYFFARALSVFLPGGFF from the coding sequence ATGACGACATCGTCTGACCGGACCTCCTCCGCTTCCGTCACGGAAACGGAGGAGGGGCCGGCAAAGCAGGACAGGAGTGCAGGGGGCGCCAGCAGATCGGCGCTCCTTCACCTGTTGTTGAACCTGGCCATGCTGGTCATTTTCGCGTTCCTCTTCGTGGTGGCCGGGGACCTGCCCGATTCCGCCTGGGAGCCGCTTGGGGCCTGGGCCTTTCCGCGCTTCGTCCTGGGCGCACTGATCCTGCTCAATCTCGCCATGATCGGGCAGAACCTGCCAGGCGCCGTAAAAGAAGTGCAGGCGCGGCACGGTGAGATGGCGGGGATCGTGGCCACTGGGGTTGCGGAAAAGAAACTGGTCATCCTGATGCTGGCCCTTTTCGGCGTCTACGTCGCCGCTTTCGGGCTGGTGGGCTATGCGGTGGCGACCTTCCTGTTCATCGTGATCGCCCAGTTTGCCGTGGGTCCCAAGACCCTGGCGAATGGGGTAACAGCCGTGATCATCGCGTTGGTTGCCTCCGTGGGCGTGGAGTATTTCTTTGCACGTGCGCTCAGCGTTTTCTTGCCGGGCGGATTCTTCTAG
- a CDS encoding tripartite tricarboxylate transporter permease codes for MFEGLGGALGQIFQLATIATMLIGVVAGLVASAIPGFTITMAIVLTLPLTFYMPAIQGVATMLAVYVGGLCGGMISAALLSIPGTPSAVATTFDAFPMARNGDPGRALGLGIWASFFGTIISVIVLVLAAPPLALIAIELGPWEYFSLIVFAMTVIASLVGESMLRGLIAGILGMFLATIGDDPMMGAQRFSFDLRMLQAGLPFLAVLIGIFAVSQLLSELEDVGRVQRGKALVDSPIVFRPFQFMREVLSRPVNLIRSSLIGVFIGAVPGAGGSIANLLAYDQARQASKTPEKFGTGIPEGVVASESGNSSTAGGGLIPMIALGIPGSAVDAVLIAALMVHGISVGPRLMVDNPELVQSIFVAMVVAAVMMLVIALMTMRYFLMVTKVPKHIIVPLVLVFCAVGVFALNNRVTDVHLLFFVGALGYLLKKMDYPLAPLVLGVILGPIAETNLRRALMANEDWTQFFTRPVSAGFLALAVISILLFIRYRYRQRKQREPRNSS; via the coding sequence ATGTTTGAGGGTTTGGGAGGCGCGCTGGGGCAGATTTTCCAGTTGGCGACGATTGCCACGATGTTGATCGGGGTCGTGGCCGGCCTCGTTGCCTCGGCCATTCCGGGATTCACGATCACCATGGCCATCGTGCTGACCTTGCCGCTGACCTTCTACATGCCGGCAATACAGGGGGTGGCCACTATGCTGGCCGTTTATGTCGGCGGCCTTTGTGGCGGCATGATATCGGCCGCGCTGCTGAGCATTCCGGGAACCCCCTCAGCGGTTGCGACCACATTCGATGCCTTCCCAATGGCGCGCAATGGCGATCCCGGACGCGCACTCGGCCTGGGCATCTGGGCCTCGTTCTTCGGAACCATCATCTCGGTCATCGTTCTGGTCCTTGCGGCTCCACCGCTGGCGCTCATCGCCATCGAGCTGGGCCCCTGGGAGTACTTCTCCCTGATCGTCTTTGCCATGACGGTGATTGCCAGCCTGGTGGGGGAATCCATGCTCAGGGGCTTGATCGCGGGCATCCTGGGCATGTTCCTGGCGACCATCGGGGACGACCCAATGATGGGCGCCCAGCGCTTCAGCTTCGATCTGCGCATGCTGCAGGCCGGCCTGCCTTTCCTGGCCGTGCTGATCGGCATCTTCGCGGTCAGCCAGCTGTTGAGCGAACTGGAGGATGTCGGTCGGGTCCAGCGTGGCAAGGCGCTGGTCGACAGCCCCATCGTATTTCGGCCCTTCCAGTTCATGCGCGAGGTTCTCTCGCGGCCTGTGAATCTGATCCGCTCGTCCCTGATCGGTGTCTTCATCGGTGCCGTTCCTGGCGCCGGCGGTTCCATCGCCAATCTGCTGGCCTATGACCAGGCGCGGCAGGCCTCGAAGACACCGGAGAAGTTCGGCACCGGGATCCCCGAAGGCGTCGTGGCCTCGGAATCCGGCAATTCCTCGACCGCCGGCGGCGGCCTGATTCCCATGATCGCGCTGGGCATTCCCGGCAGCGCCGTTGATGCCGTTCTGATCGCGGCCCTGATGGTCCACGGCATCAGCGTCGGGCCGCGCCTGATGGTGGACAACCCGGAACTGGTCCAGAGCATTTTCGTTGCCATGGTCGTGGCCGCGGTGATGATGCTGGTGATCGCATTGATGACCATGCGCTATTTCCTGATGGTCACCAAGGTGCCAAAGCACATCATCGTGCCTCTGGTGCTGGTCTTCTGTGCCGTTGGTGTGTTTGCGCTCAACAACCGCGTCACCGACGTCCACCTGCTGTTCTTCGTGGGCGCGCTGGGCTACCTGCTGAAGAAGATGGACTATCCGCTGGCGCCGCTGGTGCTGGGCGTGATCCTGGGGCCGATTGCGGAGACGAACCTGCGCCGGGCCCTGATGGCGAATGAGGACTGGACGCAGTTCTTCACACGCCCCGTATCGGCGGGTTTTCTGGCCCTGGCCGTGATCTCGATCCTGTTGTTCATCCGTTATCGCTATCGCCAGCGAAAGCAGCGAGAGCCACGAAACAGCAGCTGA
- a CDS encoding gamma-glutamyltransferase family protein, with protein sequence MSMSFEFPYPSQRMPVMARNMVATSQPLASQAGVRMLLQGGNAIDAALATAIALTVVEPTGNGLGSDAFAILHDGNELHGLNASGRAPAAWTPERFAGQDAMPERGWDSVTVPGAVSAWVSLSERFGRLPFEALFEPAITYAEKGYAVSPIIAQLWANGAKVLKEQPGFAEAFMPEGRAPKAGELYSNAAMGRSLRLIAETRGQAFYRGELAEKMAAFAGRHGGALSVEDLASHEPFWCGTVSKDYHGVEAHEIPPNGQGIAALIALGILEHTAVCDHGVDSVAGLHLQIEAMKLALAEVYAHVGDPETMEIPPEQMLEPDYLKARAKEIDPKRAGDPGHAIPRPGGTVYITAADASGSMVSFIQSNYSGFGSGVVVPETGISLQNRGSGFRLDANHPNCVGPRKLPFHTIIPGFLTRGGEPLTSYGVMGGPMQAQGHVQMVLRMLDYGQTPQTASDAPRWRVTGGRRVAMEQSFPAETLEGLKTMGHEISVEPPEAAFGFGGAQLIHRMDNGIYIAGSDHRKDGQAVGF encoded by the coding sequence ATGTCCATGTCATTCGAGTTTCCCTATCCCTCGCAGCGCATGCCGGTCATGGCGCGCAACATGGTGGCAACCTCGCAACCGCTGGCCTCTCAGGCCGGGGTGCGGATGCTGCTGCAGGGCGGCAACGCCATTGATGCGGCGCTGGCGACCGCCATCGCGCTGACGGTGGTCGAGCCGACGGGCAATGGGCTGGGCAGTGATGCCTTCGCCATCCTGCATGACGGGAACGAACTGCATGGCCTCAATGCGTCGGGTCGGGCGCCCGCCGCCTGGACGCCGGAACGTTTTGCCGGACAGGACGCCATGCCGGAGCGCGGTTGGGATTCGGTGACCGTTCCGGGCGCCGTTTCGGCCTGGGTCTCGCTGTCGGAACGTTTTGGCCGCCTGCCCTTCGAGGCTCTGTTCGAGCCGGCGATAACCTATGCCGAAAAGGGCTATGCCGTCAGTCCGATCATTGCCCAGCTCTGGGCCAATGGAGCCAAGGTGCTGAAGGAGCAGCCGGGCTTTGCCGAGGCCTTCATGCCGGAGGGGCGGGCGCCGAAAGCAGGCGAACTGTACAGCAATGCCGCCATGGGGCGCAGCCTGCGTTTGATTGCCGAGACACGCGGACAGGCCTTCTATCGCGGGGAATTGGCAGAGAAGATGGCGGCCTTTGCCGGACGGCATGGTGGCGCGCTGAGCGTGGAAGACCTGGCCTCGCATGAACCATTCTGGTGCGGCACTGTCAGCAAGGACTATCACGGTGTGGAAGCCCACGAGATCCCGCCGAATGGACAGGGGATCGCTGCCTTGATCGCGCTTGGGATTCTGGAGCACACCGCCGTGTGCGACCACGGTGTGGATTCGGTTGCCGGCCTGCATCTGCAGATTGAGGCGATGAAGCTGGCTCTGGCCGAGGTCTACGCCCATGTGGGAGATCCGGAAACGATGGAGATCCCCCCGGAGCAGATGCTGGAGCCGGATTATCTCAAGGCACGGGCGAAGGAGATCGATCCGAAGAGAGCGGGAGACCCGGGGCATGCCATCCCGCGGCCGGGCGGCACGGTCTATATCACCGCGGCGGATGCCAGCGGCTCGATGGTGTCCTTCATCCAGTCGAACTACTCCGGATTCGGGTCCGGTGTCGTGGTGCCCGAGACGGGCATCAGCCTGCAGAACCGCGGCTCCGGCTTCCGGCTTGATGCCAATCACCCCAATTGCGTGGGGCCGCGCAAGCTGCCCTTCCACACCATCATTCCCGGCTTCCTGACGCGCGGTGGAGAGCCACTGACCAGCTATGGCGTGATGGGCGGCCCCATGCAGGCCCAGGGGCATGTCCAGATGGTCCTGCGCATGCTGGATTATGGCCAAACTCCGCAGACCGCCAGCGATGCCCCCCGCTGGCGCGTGACCGGCGGGCGTCGGGTGGCGATGGAGCAGAGCTTCCCGGCCGAAACCCTGGAGGGGCTGAAGACCATGGGACACGAGATCAGCGTGGAGCCACCCGAAGCGGCTTTCGGGTTCGGGGGTGCGCAGCTGATCCACCGCATGGACAATGGCATCTACATCGCCGGCTCCGACCACCGCAAGGATGGCCAGGCCGTCGGTTTCTAG
- a CDS encoding ABC transporter substrate-binding protein, producing MSVARNISLGLAATALGTMTLAGSAAAQDRDLTVVGWGGSYQDQQGIAYFEPFTEETGIPILEESFNGGLSNIMSMVETDSVVWDVVQLEDPELQRACQQGYLERLPWDEIGGRDDFIDGGSSECGAGTIVWSIVNAYNTEQVEGTPSGWDDFFNVEEFPGKRGLRRGAKFNLELALMADGVAPEDVYETLSTEEGVDRAFAKLDELKEHIQWWEAGAQPPEWVSSGDVAMTTAYNGRIDKAQTEGQPVDIAWEGQIYAIDSWAIISGSPNKDEAVEFIKYVSEPENMSRLQQHIAYGPTKEAAFESVPEEMAPRLPTAPKNLEGALLNSTEFWVDNQERLDRRFNAWASQ from the coding sequence ATGTCTGTAGCAAGAAACATCTCACTGGGCCTGGCTGCCACGGCACTGGGGACCATGACCCTGGCCGGCAGTGCTGCAGCCCAGGACCGTGACCTGACGGTGGTCGGCTGGGGTGGTTCCTACCAGGACCAGCAGGGAATCGCCTATTTCGAACCCTTTACCGAAGAGACCGGCATTCCCATCCTGGAGGAAAGCTTCAACGGCGGCCTTTCGAACATCATGTCCATGGTCGAGACCGATTCGGTGGTCTGGGACGTGGTGCAGCTTGAGGATCCCGAACTTCAGCGTGCCTGCCAGCAGGGTTATCTCGAGCGCCTGCCCTGGGACGAAATCGGTGGTCGTGATGACTTCATCGACGGCGGATCGAGTGAGTGCGGTGCCGGAACCATCGTCTGGTCGATCGTCAACGCCTACAACACGGAACAGGTCGAAGGCACGCCAAGCGGCTGGGATGACTTCTTCAATGTCGAGGAATTCCCGGGCAAGCGTGGCCTGCGCCGCGGTGCCAAGTTCAATCTCGAACTGGCTCTGATGGCCGATGGTGTCGCGCCTGAAGACGTCTATGAGACCTTGAGCACGGAAGAAGGTGTGGACCGGGCGTTTGCCAAGCTGGATGAACTGAAAGAGCATATCCAGTGGTGGGAAGCCGGTGCGCAGCCGCCGGAGTGGGTGTCTTCGGGTGATGTCGCCATGACCACTGCCTACAACGGCCGCATCGACAAGGCGCAGACCGAGGGCCAGCCGGTGGACATCGCATGGGAAGGCCAGATCTATGCCATTGATTCCTGGGCGATCATCAGCGGTTCGCCCAACAAGGACGAGGCGGTTGAGTTCATCAAGTATGTCAGCGAGCCCGAGAACATGTCTCGCTTGCAGCAGCACATCGCCTATGGGCCGACCAAGGAAGCGGCCTTTGAGTCGGTTCCCGAGGAGATGGCGCCACGCCTGCCGACAGCGCCAAAGAACTTGGAAGGGGCGCTGCTGAACAGCACCGAATTCTGGGTGGACAATCAGGAGCGCCTGGACCGGCGTTTCAACGCCTGGGCCTCTCAGTAA